The following are from one region of the Macaca thibetana thibetana isolate TM-01 chromosome 2, ASM2454274v1, whole genome shotgun sequence genome:
- the LOC126948069 gene encoding obg-like ATPase 1, with protein MPPKKGGDGIKPPPIIGRFGTSRKIGIVGLPNVGKSTFFSVLTSSQASAENFPFCTIDPNESRVPVPDERFDFLCQYHKPVSKISAFLNVVVIAGLVKGAHNGQGLENAFLSHIRACDGIFHLTHAFEDDDITHVEGSVDPIRNIEIIHEELQLEDEEIKLEDEEISLKMRKSA; from the coding sequence ATGCCCCCTAAAAAGGGAGGTGACGGAATTAAACCACCCCCAATCATTGGAAGATTTGGAACCTCACGGAAAATTGGTATTGTTGGATTGCCCAATGTTGGGAAATCTACTTTCTTCAGTGTATTAACCAGTAGTCAGGCTTCAGCAGAAAACTTCCCATTCTGCACTATTGATCCTAATGAGAGCAGAGTACCTGTGCCAGATGAAAGGTTTGACTTTCTTTGCCAATACCACAAACCAGTGAGCAAAATTTCTGCCTTTCTAAATGTAGTGGTTATTGCTGGCCTTGTGAAAGGAGCTCACAATGGGCAGGGCCTGGAGAATGCTTTTTTATCTCATATTCGTGCCTGTGATGGCATCTTTCATCTAACACATGCTTTTGAAGATGATGATATCACACATGTTGAAGGAAGTGTAGATCCTATTCgaaatatagaaataatacatGAAGAGCTTCAGCttgaagatgaggaaatcaagCTTGAAGATGAGGAAATCAGCTTGAAGATGAGGAAATCAGCTTGA